In Pseudomonadota bacterium, the genomic window GCGAGGCCAAGAGGCACGTTTTCAGTGGTGTGCGGTATTTTTCGAACATGAAATAGGTATTCCCTCTCCAAACCGGATATTGTCTTCCCCATCAGATATTCGAGGAGATCGTCGTGTCCAATTATCTGGAGAATAACAGAAATAACGCGAGGCGCGCCACCGGACGGCTCACGATCGCCCTGATCGCGGCGGCGATGTCGACGATCGGCTGCGGCGCCGCGATGATCGGCGGGGACCCGAACCGCCCCGACGAGGGTGTCGCCGAGTCGCTGAACGCGGTCCGCATCGCGGCGGGCCTCCCGCCGCTCGAGAGGAGCGCCGCGCTCGACGCGACCGCCGCGAAGGCGGCGGCCGCCTCCGGCAGGACGGCGGACTCCACGCCGTTGCCGCGGATCGTCGCGGCCGGGTGCTACGCCCGGTTCGCCCTGTCGCACGCGGCCGAGGGGAGGAACGCCGACGACGCCGTCGCTGCGCTGCTCGCCGATCCGCTCGGAAAGAGCAAGGTGCTGCACGCGTCCTTGACCCACGTCGGGCTCGGCTTCGACCGGGGGGGCAGGGTGCTCGTCGCCGACTTCGCGCGGCTCGTCCCGGCGCTCGACCCCGCGGCGGCGGAGGCCGAGATCCGCAGCCGCATCGCGGCCTCGAGGAAGCGCTCGAGCGCCGCCGCGCTCGGCGCGGACGCGAACCTCGACAGGGTGGCCCGGCGCGTCGCGGTCGACTACATGGCGGGCAAGGGGACGAGCGACGCGCTGATCGACGCCGCGCAGAAGGAGATCGGGGGGGCCGGCGTCTCGTTCGGCCGCGTCACCATCGCCTTCCAGGTGGTCGGCGACACCATGGATCTCACCATCCCGGAGCGGACGAACGACCCGGCGCTCGCGTCCCTCGGCGTCGGGATGGCGCAGGGGAACCTCGCCGCGCACGAGCCGGGCTCGATCGCGCTCGTGCTGCTCCTCGCCGAGCCCCAGGGCGCGCTCTCGGAGGAGCGGCCGCGCAGCGATCTGCCGCCGCCCAAGGCGGTCCCGTCGGGCGGCAACGCGGCGGCCAAGGGCTCGCTCGTCGATCAGGCGTGGGTGCTGACGCTCGTCGGCAGCCACGAGAAGGCCGCCGGCCTGTTCGAGCAGGCGTACCGCAAGTCCAAGAAGCCGAGCCTCCTCTACGAGGCGGGGCGCGCCCACGCGCGGGCGGGGAAGAGCGATCGCGCGCTCCAGGCGCTCCGCGGCTACGTCGAGCTCGTGTCCGGGGACGAGAAGGCCGCGGTCGAGGGGATGATCGCGAAGCTCGAGGCCGGCCAGAGCATCTTCGACACCTCCGAGAGCGCGGCCCTGTCGCTGGAGGCGAAGCGGTT contains:
- a CDS encoding tetratricopeptide repeat protein → MSNYLENNRNNARRATGRLTIALIAAAMSTIGCGAAMIGGDPNRPDEGVAESLNAVRIAAGLPPLERSAALDATAAKAAAASGRTADSTPLPRIVAAGCYARFALSHAAEGRNADDAVAALLADPLGKSKVLHASLTHVGLGFDRGGRVLVADFARLVPALDPAAAEAEIRSRIAASRKRSSAAALGADANLDRVARRVAVDYMAGKGTSDALIDAAQKEIGGAGVSFGRVTIAFQVVGDTMDLTIPERTNDPALASLGVGMAQGNLAAHEPGSIALVLLLAEPQGALSEERPRSDLPPPKAVPSGGNAAAKGSLVDQAWVLTLVGSHEKAAGLFEQAYRKSKKPSLLYEAGRAHARAGKSDRALQALRGYVELVSGDEKAAVEGMIAKLEAGQSIFDTSESAALSLEAKRFFVIGQRLFEQGEWDGAIDAFQQAYAYAPHPDLLYNIGLAQLKAGRIGAALDFFTEYQRLVPQASSVEQARQMFDLGVELYRVGQFEAAAKRFTMAYAFMPVPDLVYNLALCHKAMGETAEAVRLLQEFLDANPDTADRASVEEMIGDMNR